Proteins encoded in a region of the Schistocerca serialis cubense isolate TAMUIC-IGC-003099 chromosome 6, iqSchSeri2.2, whole genome shotgun sequence genome:
- the LOC126484982 gene encoding mucin-17-like: protein MSPSTSQFSTTAETPLTRTVQLDGHTRAARDYEVLETTTPQVVARTPRGRRRLVSVSRRILPIDASTEATLSPRGDEGQDQRTIVRVQKRRRPVTIDTITVSAVSTTEVRDSLRKTKVYKRRRPVPTNAVTTEPSLLEDEASGNQRGYRRVRPSSSQQESTNQQGSTTNSGSYKPSTQSSSKSEETFVGGRRKHVGKVRVRGRRPLLSDSETGVGSSEKAVEGEGPGTVLTTTVETPQRTTSVVPEVPKPHAPPSMSTTVEATTSRRVFSRSRRPYFGIRRAVTPSVTPFVQAEPTSPTTPSSLQEESSTAGSLTPYTPTERGDTITEGTTVERIDMPTTSSSNQSTTQITGDTVSENEVGQSKKFTPKFGGAKGRHPGRRVGLGSKYSKEQRKTTPEPNRIGLTSGRTKASTVSTTSERPTGNISDRFVKSRTLNSLRNRKPISLLRRNNVSNITEELTATNKSLDEHTVENESPVASDGGSASFLNMSVVDNNTTTDSPAPSTIKGKDRLKKIKRPLTVTKIRGPPKLPVLKKISSNLTEDEKAETSTISEKGTRLKGRKPTSLDKLLKMRRPLPTLLRKSQNEFVPPASENVERSSNSETTIAISTLPTSADTTPGQTTADEIETTTAAAATSSLQPNIDDGAPNGIRKLPKGFKPSRFRPTIGEPRKIGIKDTPRQGVRGRPRLTPSSAVKKGVNDAQATAPLKTGLFGNRRPFSGLKPSLLKSTGRFNKKQTDYADENTEIPTTSVKEATEAYNASLKVADKVIKGFGVNTASTVEDEEVQNVTTDRPTITTEETATFQAKNDSLGNEVGETLDSLVDPTLSPLEEGSTTTRKSFLFPRARGRGNDKSSKLKSLQKLLSVLRQKSNGGVASTTVKFDTETAHPTPEVPSELTSDSASDLQNTVSQTEIPILGGNTVSYGDDLKTTDTTKESTFTTVIETTVVPVGREGNVSRLGITENYGNTFLQPSMTTETAAFSVPEKSGSEDNTTMVTKILEAETETTFAETTYPQTTTESGGRLVLKGSESLDGENSGMKCSSMSGESMTTNEHLSSLQPGKKAKDNASSLCGENVRTDTTELPLSVTKRPGEVPATLESSTEVLDQSTTMVYTETATVTEPSLTFQMATLLPELTVPEGWTEPTSTETTEGSAPGSQNQRFSVTDIVLHNLTKAISQLANEIDSVYTDINVTSEFMPALTTDLPNITEQATYTNVELNTAIPPGIENAVLTTETPIATDTANAETVPQQFSTTSETTTTEVNTEDPGTTVENTYSAVVKVTELPTATTAVLEEVTVPPADAVNAETVPQQYHTTSETTTHASTEDAATAIAATVQNIYSAVVKETELPTATTAVPEETKVPSGVDLEQSTTSIQGRNVFTESVHTDKSLATTDVPDMWIGVTSGSVTEVYETMVTQTDSLDSEATEGNLSDKSSLPTTSPITEENGRNVTKFVNGSLADLSDDQSEFDSSFSRGRTSIVPTVDEFLTADTTVVPDLSTTALVIEVQGDDRGYSQFSTIDDVVTYDNGVSSVMPESDASNDVSNSYTVKGDKGALLGLASGEEQENLTIESSANNGTTEATVYQTQQPVTNEAVTETVTESETLEPSTPKNSDVNDTAVSDSNSILGYEMATDPDTVAAEVTEEGLSSTTVQTIKPEENDLKANEVNFDDSLYLPTTQVNEATSPTQRLEPTNTESSVSTTTEPNPYVSASSINSAEEMLTYSSLPDTASTANAFPEDKNTVSPGDITSPAVSDNTVTDSTSTEPGSHLPVNTTYLTYFADEITTESTSVAEDSENYASSGPFHIQTVTSFNSLLGERAHFHKETTLSPFAEPLITSMDNEDDRNEGPSAWHSSFAESESTMADHDTSFSPTVTAAFPMTSETVAGVTDVTSAQFSNTKQDSREDDDVVKYRDIERNSIYTDVSTPTFADSVQSTTPLSASNYTEQWTERIENNDTVNQDDIVTGITDASFIYTDTTKSPSPDSEGNNHQLLTTGAATQAQTENGLATYWTESVESSATDTLLTREVEPLTSDTKDITESSFSDSSTNYASPDDESLHGDGNGRFPALDINTLAPS, encoded by the coding sequence ATGAGTCCTTCAACATCACAGTTTAGCACTACTGCTGAAACTCCTTTAACGCGGACAGTACAGCTGGATGGACATACTCGTGCTGCCCGTGATTATGAAGTGCTCGAGACGACCACTCCTCAAGTTGTTGCAAGGACACCTAGAGGAAGACGGCGGCTGGTTAGTGTTTCTAGGAGAATACTGCCTATTGACGCTAGTACAGAGGCTACACTCTCGCCAAGAGGAGACGAGGGACAAGATCAGCGCACCATTGTCAGAGTCCAGAAGAGAAGGCGTCCTGTCACCATCGATACCATCACAGTTTCAGCAGTTTCTACCACGGAGGTCAGAGATAGCCTTCGCAAGACTAAAGTCTATAAGAGAAGGCGTCCAGTTCCCACGAATGCTGTCACCACAGAGCCTTCACTTCTGGAGGATGAAGCGTCAGGCAACCAACGCGGATATAGGCGTGTGCGTCCATCATCATCTCAACAAGAATCAACGAACCAGCAAGGCAGCACGACCAACAGCGGGAGTTACAAACCATCAACACAAAGCAGTTCCAAATCGGAGGAAACATTTGTAGGAGGTCGAAGAAAACATGTCGGTAAAGTTAGGGTCAGGGGAAGGAGGCCATTGTTGAGCGATTCTGAAACAGGTGTTGGATCTTCTGAGAAGGCAGTTGAAGGTGAGGGACCTGGAACTGTACTGACGACAACTGTGGAAACGCCACAAAGAACTACTTCAGTGGTACCCGAAGTTCCTAAACCTCACGCTCCACCCTCCATGAGCACCACAGTAGAGGCCACAACCAGCAGACGAGTGTTTTCACGTTCAAGACGCCCATATTTTGGTATCCGCCGAGCCGTAACACCCAGTGTAACTCCATTTGTTCAAGCAGAACCCACCTCCCCTACGACCCCCTCTAGTCTTCAGGAGGAGAGTAGTACTGCAGGATCTCTGACACCTTACACTCCAACAGAAAGGGGGGACACTATCACAGAGGGAACGACTGTAGAAAGGATCGACATGCCCACCACATCATCCAGCAATCAGTCTACTACACAAATCACTGGCGACACCGTATCAGAGAATGAGGTAGGCCAGTCAAAAAAATTCACTCCAAAATTTGGAGGAGCCAAGGGACGTCACCCTGGAAGGAGAGTCGGCCTCGGAAGCAAGTATTCGAAGGAACAACGAAAAACCACCCCTGAGCCTAATAGAATTGGCCTAACTTCTGGAAGGACTAAGGCATCTACAGTGAGTACTACCAGCGAGCGACCGACTGGAAATATTTCAGACCGTTTTGTAAAATCGAGGACGCTGAACTCACTGAGAAATAGGAAACCGATATCGCTCCTTCGACGGAATAACGTGAGCAACATAACTGAAGAGCTGACAGCTACCAACAAGTCCTTGGACGAGCACACGGTTGAGAATGAGAGTCCTGTCGCCTCAGATGGTGGATCAGCGAGTTTTCTGAATATGTCTGTGGTGGACAATAACACCACAACTGATTCTCCAGCACCATCCACAATTAAGGGTAAAGATCGTTTGAAGAAAATTAAGAGACCTCTGACAGTAACAAAAATAAGAGGTCCTCCAAAGTTACCTGTTCTCAAGAAGATTTCGTCGAACTTGACAGAAGATGAAAAAGCCGAGACCTCAACGATATCGGAAAAAGGGACGCGACTCAAGGGCAGGAAACCGACCAGCCTTGATAAGCTACTAAAAATGAGAAGGCCTCTTCCAACATTACTGAGGAAATCTCAAAACGAGTTTGTACCACCTGCATCTGAGAATGTCGAGAGGAGCAGCAACAGTGAAACAACAATTGCAATCAGTACTTTACCAACATCAGCAGATACCACCCCAGGCCAAACGACTGCAGACGAAATTGAAACCACTACCGCAGCAGCTGCTACTTCCTCTTTGCAACCGAATATAGACGACGGTGCTCCTAACGGGATAAGGAAACTGCCGAAAGGATTTAAACCGTCACGTTTCAGGCCGACAATTGGTGAACCGAGAAAAATTGGGATCAAGGATACACCTAGACAAGGTGTACGGGGTCGACCTCGCCTTACGCCCTCGAGTGCTGTGAAGAAAGGAGTTAATGATGCCCAAGCGACAGCTCCTTTGAAAACTGGACTCTTCGGTAACAGGAGACCCTTTTCTGGTTTAAAACCATCCTTACTTAAGTCGACGGGCAGGTTCAACAAGAAACAAACTGACTATGCAGACGAGAACACAGAAATACCAACAACATCAGTGAAAGAAGCGACAGAGGCTTACAATGCCTCACTAAAAGTGGCAGATAAAGTGATAAAAGGTTTCGGTGTCAACACTGCCTCAACAGTGGAGGATGAGGAAGTTCAGAATGTGACCACCGACAGACCCACTATAACCACAGAAGAAACAGCTACGTTTCAGGCAAAGAACGACAGTCTAGGAAACGAAGTGGGGGAAACCTTAGATTCACTAGTAGATCCCACCTTGTCCCCACTGGAGGAGGGCAGTACCACCACGAGGAAAAGTTTCTTATTTCCCAGGGCGCGAGGCCGTGGCAATGACAAGTCCTCCAAGCTCAAGAGTCTCCAGAAACTACTATCGGTGCTTCGTCAGAAATCTAATGGCGGAGTCGCAAGTACTACAGTGAAATTCGATACTGAAACAGCGCATCCGACGCCAGAGGTGCCGAGCGAACTGACCAGTGATTCGGCATCCGATCTTCAGAATACCGTTTCTCAAACAGAAATACCTATTTTGGGAGGAAACACTGTTTCTTATGGTGACGATCTTAAAACAACAGACACAACTAAAGAATCCACTTTTACGACAGTAATAGAAACGACTGTTGTGCCTGTTGGTCGCGAAGGCAATGTCAGTCGGTTGGGAATTACGGAGAATTACGGGAATACATTCCTGCAGCCCTCTATGACGACAGAGACTGCTGCTTTTTCTGTACCTGAGAAGTCAGGTTCCGAAGACAACACTACAATGGTAACGAAGATATTAGAAGCCGAAACAGAAACGACCTTCGCAGAAACGACCTACCCACAAACAACCACAGAAAGCGGTGGGAGACTGGTGCTGAAAGGATCCGAGTCTTTGGATGGTGAGAACAGTGGAATGAAATGCTCGAGTATGTCAGGGGAATCAATGACTACGAATGAGCACTTGAGTTCCCTGCAGCCAGGGAAAAAAGCAAAGGATAACGCTAGTTCCCTTTGTGGTGAGAATGTTAGGACTGACACCACGGAATTGCCTCTCTCTGTTACAAAGAGACCGGGTGAAGTTCCAGCCACTCTCGAATCCAGCACAGAAGTACTAGATCAGTCGACAACCATGGTTTATACAGAAACCGCAACAGTAACTGAACCATCGCTAACGTTCCAGATGGCAACACTGTTGCCAGAGTTGACCGTTCCAGAAGGTTGGACGGAACCCACCAGCACTGAAACTACTGAGGGCTCTGCACCAGGATCTCAGAACCAACGTTTTTCTGTCACAGACATTGTACTGCATAATTTGACAAAGGCCATCAGCCAACTGGCGAATGAGATCGATTCAGTGTACACAGACATCAATGTTACTAGCGAGTTCATGCCAGCACTTACGACAGATTTGCCAAACATTACTGAGCAAGCAACTTATACAAACGTAGAACTGAATACCGCCATTCCTCCTggcatagaaaatgcagttttgaCAACAGAAACGCCGATCGCAACGGATACTGCGAATGCAGAAACAGTACCGCAACAATTTAGCACTACATCCGAAACAACTACAACCGAGGTTAATACGGAAGACCCTGGTACTACTGTAGAGAATACTTACAGTGCTGTTGTAAAAGTAACTGAACTTCCAACTGCGACTACTGCAGTACTAGAAGAAGTGACAGTGCCTCCCGCAGATGCTGTGAATGCAGAAACAGTGCCGCAACAGTATCACACCACATCCGAAACTACAACCCATGCTAGTACAGAAGACGCTGCTACTGCAATCGCAGCCACAGTGCAGAATATTTACAGCGCCGTTGTCAAAGAAACTGAACTTCCCACAGCGACAACTGCAGTACCCGAAGAAACCAAAGTGCCTTCCGGAGTGGACCTCGAGCAAAGCACTACTTCCATTCAAGGGCGTAATGTATTCACGGAGAGTGTGCATACAGATAAGTCACTGGCTACCACTGATGTCCCTGACATGTGGATAGGAGTCACATCTGgaagtgtaaccgaagtttacgaAACTATGGTAACACAAACTGACAGTCTAGATTCAGAGGCGACTGAAGGGAATTTGTCTGATAAGAGTTCACTTCCCACTACAAGTCCCATTACAGAAGAAAACGGAAGAAACGTAACAAAATTTGTGAATGGGTCGCTCGCAGATCTTTCTGACGACCAGTCAGAATTTGATTCGAGTTTTTCAAGAGGAAGGACCAGCATTGTCCCGACAGTTGATGAATTTCTAACAGCAGATACGACTGTAGTCCCAGATCTGTCGACCACAGCCCTTGTGATTGAGGTGCAAGGAGATGACAGAGGATACTCACAGTTCTCAACCATTGATGACGTAGTAACATATGACAACGGTGTGTCCAGTGTAATGCCAGAGTCTGATGCGTCTAATGATGTTAGCAACTCGTACACAGTAAAAGGCGACAAAGGAGCATTGTTGGGTTTGGCATCAGGAGAGGAACAAGAAAATCTTACTATAGAATCTTCGGCCAATAACGGCACCACGGAGGCAACCGTTTACCAAACTCAGCAACCGGTCACAAATGAGGCAGTGACAGAAACGGTGACGGAAAGTGAGACTCTTGAACCTTCTACCCCGAAGAATTCAGACGTCAATGACACTGCTGTAAGTGATTCAAATTCTATTTTGGGTTATGAAATGGCTACTGATCCTGACACTGTTGCAGCCGAGGTGACTGAAGAAGGTTTATCATCGACCACGGTTCAGACAATCAAGCCCGAAGAGAACGATCTAAAAGCGAACGAAGTAAATTTTGACGACAGCTTATACCTGCCTACAACACAGGTTAATGAAGCAACATCACCGACCCAGAGATTGGAACCCACTAATACCGAATCGTCTGTCAGCACAACGACAGAACCCAACCCTTATGTATCTGCCTCCAGTATAAATTCAGCAGAAGAAATGCTCACATACAGCTCTCTTCCAGATACTGCATCAACAGCAAATGCTTTCCCTGAAGATAAGAATACGGTTTCACCCGGAGACATCACTTCACCAGCAGTTTCAGATAACACTGTAACAGACAGTACTTCAACCGAGCCTGGTAGTCATCTGCCCGTAAATACCACCTATCTTACTTATTTTGCAGACGAAATTACGACAGAGTCCACTTCAGTCGCTGAGGATTCAGAAAACTACGCTTCTTCTGGTCCGTTTCACATTCAGACGGTCACTTCATTCAATTCTTTACTGGGCGAGAGAGCCCATTTTCATAAAGAGACCACTTTATCTCCATTTGCTGAACCACTGATCACCTCCATGGACAACGAAGATGACCGAAATGAAGGTCCTTCTGCATGGCACTCTTCATTCGCAGAATCTGAAAGCACAATGGCCGATCATGACACCTCATTTTCACCTACAGTTACTGCCGCTTTTCCAATGACGTCAGAAACTGTAGCTGGCGTAACTGATGTTACGTCAGCTCAGTTCAGTAACACCAAACAGGACTCCAGAGAAGACGATGACGTGGTAAAATACCGAGATATTGAACGTAATTCAATCTACACAGATGTTTCCACGCCAACTTTTGCAGATAGTGTCCAATCAACTACACCGCTATCTGCGAGTAATTACACTGAACAATGGACGGAGAGAATCGAAAACAATGATACTGTCAATCAAGATGATATAGTCACTGGAATTACTGATGCAAGCTTCATATATACGGATACCACGAAATCACCGTCTCCAGATTCTGAAGGCAACAATCACCAGTTACTAACCACTGGAGCTGCGACACAGGCACAAACAGAAAATGGTCTTGCTACTTACTGGACAGAATCCGTTGAGTCCTCGGCGACAGATACCCTGCTAACAAGAGAAGTCGAGCCCCTAACGTCCGATACAAAGGATATAACCGAAAGTTCCTTTAGTGATAGCAGCACAAACTACGCAAGTCCAGATGATGAAAGCCTACACGGAGACGGTAATGGGAGGTTCCCAGCTCTGGATATCAACACCCTTGCTCCTTCTTGA